In Dromiciops gliroides isolate mDroGli1 chromosome 4, mDroGli1.pri, whole genome shotgun sequence, one DNA window encodes the following:
- the CCDC163 gene encoding transmembrane protein CCDC163, whose translation MPHSNSEGEPPRQVWTLEPPPEGQGWDDACFSLSMWDEIATLRSQLRTQAQVTVLVSQAVQGLMEDRERQRRQIDDLEEELARLRGAPEGRARLEQRVEDLNSELQSLRRQLQARPGEAGVTALLRQELQNDRQLLWEEYEAVRGELKLMREQLGQQQELLLRQMAEARQTQGRSWKMLEQVQSDQEGHGRLVDAVRVEVQDVRQEIDLVRAMVCSLQAQIRGDPPARPDSAISSSDLSLLDSDSSWDVPSREPAMPADPQNNTESSTMSSMEPSTSRPVRSPQTSDRSSKLLLSDL comes from the exons ATGCCCCATTCTAATTCCGAAGGGGAACCCCCTCGCCAGGTCTGGACCCTGGAGCCCCCTCCTGAGGGGCAGGGCTGGGATGACGCCTGTTTCTCCTTGTCGATGTGGGATGAAATTGCCACTCTTCGGAGCCAGCTGCGGACCCAGGCTCAG GTAACAGTGCTGGTGAGTCAGGCTGTACAAGGCCTGATGGAAGACAGGGAGCGTCAGAGGCGTCAGATTGATGATCTGGAAG AGGAGCTGGCCCGGCTACGAGGGGCACCTGAAGGGCGAGCAAGGTTGGAGCAGCGAGTGGAAGACCTGAACTCCGAGCTGCAGAGCCTACGTCGGCAACTGCAGGCCCGTCCCGGGGAAGCCGGTGTGACCGCCCTCTTGCGCCAAGAGCTGCAGAATGA TCGCCAGCTGCTGTGGGAGGAGTACGAGGCTGTTCGAGGGGAGCTGAAGCTAATGCGGGAGCAGCTGG GCCAACAGCAGGAGTTGCTACTGAGGCAGATGGCTGAGGCCAGGCAGACCCAGGGGCGGAGCTGGAAG ATGTTGGAGCAGGTGCAGAGTGATCAGGAAGGCCACGGCCGGCTGGTAGACGCTGTCAGGGTGGAGGTCCAAGATGTTCGGCAGGAGATCGATCTTGTCAG GGCCATGGTGTGTTCTCTGCAGGCCCAAATCCGAGGGGATCCCCCAGCCCGGCCAGACTCTGCCATCTCCAGCTCTGACCTGAGCCTCCTAGACAGTGACAGTAGCTGGGATGTACCTTCTCGAGAGCCAG CCATGCCAGCAGACCCCCAGAACAACACTGAATCCAGCACCATGTCCAGCATGGAGCCCAGCACGTCCAGGCCTGTGAGGAGCCCCCAGACATCAGACCGGTCCAGCAAGCTGCTCCTCAGCGACCTCTGA
- the MMACHC gene encoding cyanocobalamin reductase / alkylcobalamin dealkylase isoform X2, whose product MEPRAAELERRIRTTLGPFGFEVHPFQVGWYNALLPPAFQLPFPGPTLAFVVLSTPAMFDRALKPFLQSAHLQPLKDPVDQCVAYHLTNLQKSLPEQEVNIITDYDMHPNRRPKILAQTAAHVAGAAYYYQRRDVESDPWGDKKIAGVCIHPRYGGWFAIRGVLLLPGVEVPDLPPLSPPDCVPTQEGRIALLENFNFHWRDWTYRDAVAPVERYSDEQKAYFSTPPAQRLQLLQPLKSLGAQPRETMDPKWGGGRAAPRRVFATVPQGT is encoded by the exons ATGGAGCCGAGGGCAGCTGAGCTGGAACGCCGGATCCGGACCACGCTGGGACCCTTCGGCTTTGAGGTGCACCCCTTCCAG GTGGGATGGTACAATGCACTGCTGCCCCCAGCCTTCCAGCTGCCCTTCCCTGGGCCTACACTTGCTTTTGTGGTCCTCAGCACCCCTGCCATGTTTGACCGAGCCCTCAAGCCCTTCCTGCAGAGTGCCCACCTGCAACCTCTGAAGGACCCTGTGGACCAGTGTGTAGCCTACCATCTCACCAACCTTCAGAAG AGCCTTCCAGAGCAGGAGGTGAACATCATCACTGACTATGACATGCACCCGAACCGGCGCCCCAAAATCTTAGCCCAGACAGCTGCCCACGTGGCAGGGGCTGCTTACTACTACCAGCGGCGAGACGTGGAGTCTGACCCCTGGGGAGACAAG AAAATCGCCGGTGTATGCATCCACCCCCGCTATGGGGGTTGGTTTGCCATTCGTGGGGTGCTGCTGCTTCCGGGGGTGGAGGTGCCCGATTTGCCACCCCTGTCGCCTCCCGACTGTGTGCCCACCCAGGAGGGCCGCATTGCTCTGCTGGAGAATTTCAACTTCCACTGGAGAGACTGGACTTACAGGGACGCCGTGGCCCCGGTAGAGCGCTACTCGGACGAGCAAAAGGCCTACTTCTCCACACCCCCTGCCCAGCGCCTCCAGCTGCTCCAGCCCCTCAAGTCCTTGGGGGCCCAGCCCAGAGAGACAATGGACCCCAAATGGGGAGGCGGGCGGGCCGCCCCAAGAAGGGTCTTTGCTACTGTGCCACAGGGGACCTAg
- the MMACHC gene encoding cyanocobalamin reductase / alkylcobalamin dealkylase isoform X1, with product MEPRAAELERRIRTTLGPFGFEVHPFQVGWYNALLPPAFQLPFPGPTLAFVVLSTPAMFDRALKPFLQSAHLQPLKDPVDQCVAYHLTNLQKSLPEQEVNIITDYDMHPNRRPKILAQTAAHVAGAAYYYQRRDVESDPWGDKVGEKIAGVCIHPRYGGWFAIRGVLLLPGVEVPDLPPLSPPDCVPTQEGRIALLENFNFHWRDWTYRDAVAPVERYSDEQKAYFSTPPAQRLQLLQPLKSLGAQPRETMDPKWGGGRAAPRRVFATVPQGT from the exons ATGGAGCCGAGGGCAGCTGAGCTGGAACGCCGGATCCGGACCACGCTGGGACCCTTCGGCTTTGAGGTGCACCCCTTCCAG GTGGGATGGTACAATGCACTGCTGCCCCCAGCCTTCCAGCTGCCCTTCCCTGGGCCTACACTTGCTTTTGTGGTCCTCAGCACCCCTGCCATGTTTGACCGAGCCCTCAAGCCCTTCCTGCAGAGTGCCCACCTGCAACCTCTGAAGGACCCTGTGGACCAGTGTGTAGCCTACCATCTCACCAACCTTCAGAAG AGCCTTCCAGAGCAGGAGGTGAACATCATCACTGACTATGACATGCACCCGAACCGGCGCCCCAAAATCTTAGCCCAGACAGCTGCCCACGTGGCAGGGGCTGCTTACTACTACCAGCGGCGAGACGTGGAGTCTGACCCCTGGGGAGACAAGGTTGGTGAG AAAATCGCCGGTGTATGCATCCACCCCCGCTATGGGGGTTGGTTTGCCATTCGTGGGGTGCTGCTGCTTCCGGGGGTGGAGGTGCCCGATTTGCCACCCCTGTCGCCTCCCGACTGTGTGCCCACCCAGGAGGGCCGCATTGCTCTGCTGGAGAATTTCAACTTCCACTGGAGAGACTGGACTTACAGGGACGCCGTGGCCCCGGTAGAGCGCTACTCGGACGAGCAAAAGGCCTACTTCTCCACACCCCCTGCCCAGCGCCTCCAGCTGCTCCAGCCCCTCAAGTCCTTGGGGGCCCAGCCCAGAGAGACAATGGACCCCAAATGGGGAGGCGGGCGGGCCGCCCCAAGAAGGGTCTTTGCTACTGTGCCACAGGGGACCTAg
- the MMACHC gene encoding cyanocobalamin reductase / alkylcobalamin dealkylase isoform X3: MFDRALKPFLQSAHLQPLKDPVDQCVAYHLTNLQKSLPEQEVNIITDYDMHPNRRPKILAQTAAHVAGAAYYYQRRDVESDPWGDKVGEKIAGVCIHPRYGGWFAIRGVLLLPGVEVPDLPPLSPPDCVPTQEGRIALLENFNFHWRDWTYRDAVAPVERYSDEQKAYFSTPPAQRLQLLQPLKSLGAQPRETMDPKWGGGRAAPRRVFATVPQGT; encoded by the exons ATGTTTGACCGAGCCCTCAAGCCCTTCCTGCAGAGTGCCCACCTGCAACCTCTGAAGGACCCTGTGGACCAGTGTGTAGCCTACCATCTCACCAACCTTCAGAAG AGCCTTCCAGAGCAGGAGGTGAACATCATCACTGACTATGACATGCACCCGAACCGGCGCCCCAAAATCTTAGCCCAGACAGCTGCCCACGTGGCAGGGGCTGCTTACTACTACCAGCGGCGAGACGTGGAGTCTGACCCCTGGGGAGACAAGGTTGGTGAG AAAATCGCCGGTGTATGCATCCACCCCCGCTATGGGGGTTGGTTTGCCATTCGTGGGGTGCTGCTGCTTCCGGGGGTGGAGGTGCCCGATTTGCCACCCCTGTCGCCTCCCGACTGTGTGCCCACCCAGGAGGGCCGCATTGCTCTGCTGGAGAATTTCAACTTCCACTGGAGAGACTGGACTTACAGGGACGCCGTGGCCCCGGTAGAGCGCTACTCGGACGAGCAAAAGGCCTACTTCTCCACACCCCCTGCCCAGCGCCTCCAGCTGCTCCAGCCCCTCAAGTCCTTGGGGGCCCAGCCCAGAGAGACAATGGACCCCAAATGGGGAGGCGGGCGGGCCGCCCCAAGAAGGGTCTTTGCTACTGTGCCACAGGGGACCTAg
- the PRDX1 gene encoding peroxiredoxin-1, whose amino-acid sequence MASGNAKIGFPAPNFHATAVMPDQQFKDISLSDYKGKYVVLFFYPLDFTFVCPTEIIAFSDRAEEFKKLNCQVIGASVDSHFCHLAWVNTVKKNGGLGAVNIPLMSDPKHTICQDYGVLKADEGISFRGLFIIDDKGILRQITINDLPVGRSVDEALRLVQAFQFTDKYGEVCPAGWRPGSDTIKPDVQGSKEYFSKQH is encoded by the exons ATGGCTTCGGGAAATGCCAAGATTGGGTTCCCAGCCCCCAATTTCCATGCTACAGCTGTTATGCCAGATCAGCAGTTCAAAGACATCAGCCTGTCCGACTACAAAG GAAAATATGTTGTCTTGTTCTTTTACCCCTTGGACTTCACCTTTGTGTGCCCCACGGAGATTATTGCATTCAGTGATCGAGCTGAAGAATTTAAGAAACTCAACTGCCAAGTGATTGGTGCATCAGTGGACTCGCACTTCTGTCACCTTGCCTG ggTCAACACTGTCAAGAAGAATGGTGGACTGGGAGCCGTGAACATCCCATTGATGTCTGACCCCAAACACACCATTTGTCAAGATTATGGGGTCTTGAAGGCAGATGAGGGAATCTCATTCAG GGGTCTCTTCATCATTGATGATAAAGGCATCCTTCGCCAGATCACTATCAATGACCTTCCTGTGGGCCGCTCTGTAGATGAAGCACTGCGGCTTGTCCAAGCCTTCCAGTTCACAGACAAGTATGGTGAAG TGTGCCCGGCTGGCTGGAGACCTGGGAGTGACACGATCAAGCCTGATGTCCAGGGGAGCAAAGAATATTTCTCCAAACAGCACTGA